GTCAGATTCAGAAGGCGATTCTCTTTTTCGAGCAGACGAAGGACCACCCGTTCGCCGTGCGAGGTGGGGAGCACCGACACACGCAAGTCGACGTCTTTCCCCGCCGTCCGGATGGCAAAGCGGCCGTCTTGCGGCAAGCGCTTTTCCGCGATGTTCAACCCCGCCATGATCTTCAGGCGGGCGATGATGCTGGACTGCAAGCGCTTCGGCGGGGTCAGCACGGGATAGAGCACGCCGTCGATCCGGTACCGGACCACGAGGCCGCGCTCGAAGGATTCGAAGTGGATGTCGCTGGCCCGCTGCCGTACGGCCTGGAACAAGACCGAGTTCACCAGGCGAATGATCGGGGCCTCGTCGGTCGCGTCGAGCAGATCCTGCGGTTCATCCAGCTCATGGGCCAGCTGGTCCAGATTTTCCGCCGCCGCGATGTCTTCCATGACCTGTTCAGCCCCGGCGGGGCTGGCCGCCTCGTCATAGACGCGGTTCAAGCAGGCCAAAAGGGCAAGCCCTGTGGTCAGCACCGGCCGGATCGGTTTCCCCAACAAGAGGCGCAAATCATCCAACGCCACCGTCTCAAGCGGGTCGGTCGTCGCAACCACGACGGCACCGTCCTCATGGCGCAAGGGGAGAATCCGGTAGCGCCGCGCAAAGGCGATGGGCACCCGCTTAATCAGTTCATGATCGATATGGGAGACTTCCAGATGCGGCAACCACGCCAGCTCAAATTGCTGGGCCAGGGCTTCCAACAGTTCCTCTTCGCGAAGCACACGCAAATGGAGGAGGGCTTCGCCGAGGCGGCCGCCTTTCTCACGCTGATAGGCCAACGCCTCGTCGAGCTTGGAATCCAGGAGATTGAATTTCTCCCCGAGAATCCGCCCGAGAAGCGGCCTGCCGAAGGTAACTTGCTGTTCGGACTCGCTCACAGTACTCCGTACCCCATCTCACCATTCACCATTATAGGGAGACCACGTCCTTAGACTAACCGGCTTGAAGATCAATTCCAAGTTTCTTCGTCTAACCACAAGTAAAACAAAGGCATCTCCGGAATCGATCGAGAGCCGGCTTACCGGTGGCACGGAAAGACCCGGAAGCCCAATTGCCAGTGAGGCTCAGGATCAACCCCGAGGGCGCACGCGTCAATTCGCAACAGACAGAACGGTATGTGTGGAGAGACCAGACCAGCCCGCAATATGCCACGAGGAGTGAGGACGAAACCTATCGGAGCTCAAAGGTCATGGTGGTCTTCTGGTTGTTGCGAACCATATCGACTTTCACCGTTCGTTCATTTTTCAATTGCTGGAACAAACTGAGCATCGTGGAGGGATCACGGACATCTACACCGTTGACCCGCTGCAACACATCGCCGTATTGGATACCGATCTTTTCATAGAAACTGGCAGGGGCGATGTAGTCCATGCGATATCCGTTGGGGGTGCCATTGACCATGAACGGCACGGCACGGGCCTGCGTCAGCAGCTTCGGCAGGTCGGCCATTGCCGCTTCGACCTCTCGCCGATCGATCACTTTCTTAATGGGAACTCCGGGCGCTGAGGCAACCGGAGCGCCGGCGGTCACCACCGGAGCCGCCGGCTTGTCGGTCGTGGAAAGTTCCAGCAGCTCTTCCTGGTCGCCGCTCCGAATCACCAGGCCGTCCCGGCGAATGGCGCTGACCTCTCCCAAATCCGGGATCTGATCGTGCAGCCGGTAGAGCACCTGCCGCTTCGTGGCCAGTTCCTCGACAATCGCGAACACCCCGCGTTCGCTTCCTAACACGACGCCTAAGAGCCGCAGCTTGTTCGCCACGCCCAAGGCCGCCCGTACGGGTGCTTGCGAAGCAGTCCCCGGCACACCGGTCATTCCAAGCGGGGCAGCGGGCAGCAGGAACAGGCCGCTCGACTGAATTTGATCCACCCATTGCTGCGGCACAAACGTCACCGGAACAGCCGTTTGAGCAGATTGAGGAGCCGCGCCCTTCGTGGGCGGGAGGGCTAAGGCCGCGGCGACAAACGCATTGACGCCGTGCGCAATGAGCAATGCGCCCACAGCAAGATAGGCGGCGATAGTGAGGCGCCGTCCGGGTTGATCGCCGAGAATATCCATGCCGGTCTGTATCATCCAAAAAGAGCGTGTCGGTCCATACTACACTACGCATCGGGCGATCGACAGGCAATACTTTTATCGAGTTGCTCAGGAGGTCGTCCAGCGCAGCCGACTTATGGACAGCGATTTCGCGGCAGTCATGTGTACATTGAACGCCATTAGGGCACCCGCCCTGAATTTGCCAATTCCTAATCTATTGATACATTTAGATTTGCTCAAACAGCCATTATGGTCTGGGTCTTGCTGATTCCAGCCTAGTTCATGAGGAGTTGGTAAAGGAGTTGTGCCTGCATGTCTGACTCAGATCTTCCGGAAACAAATCTCAACGACCTCGCAGCCGAGGCATACGAACGGGGCCTTGCGTTGCGGAAAGCTGGCCTCTTCAAGCAAGCGATCGAGCAATTTGAAAAGGCCGCGAGCGACCCCGCACTCGCCCTGAAAGCCTATGCCCAAATGGGACTTTCGCAAAAGTCCTGCGATCGATACGAAGACGCGGTCGCGGCGTTTCGCAACGCCCTCAAGTCACCCGGCGCATCGAAAAAAGACATCGTGCAAATCCTCTACGTGCTCGGCCGCACCCTCGAATCGCTCGGCCGGATCGCCGAAGCCCTCGAAGCCTATCGCTGGCTCCGGCGGGAAGACAGCCTGTATCGGGACGTCGGAGAGCGTATCGATGCGCTGAGCACGGGACGGAGCCAGGCCGAGCAGCGATCCGCACAAAACAACCCGAAAGCGGGAACCAGCCAGCAACTCCACGCCTGGCAGAACCTCCTGCGGAACGTGAAGTAATGCGTTCCTTGTTGCCCAATCGCCGGGAATGAGATAAGTATTTTCCTCAAGCATCATGCAATCAAAGACATATCGTCCACATACCATATACAAACCGTTGGTATATGCGTCCGTGGCAGGGGCGGAGCTGCCCGACTGTAGGGCCGCACGCTGAGCGGCCGGCAACCCGAAGACCGATACGAAGACCGATACGACGTTAGGTAAGTCACACTCATAGGGAGATCTGATCGTGAAAAAAGCGCTGATCACCGGTATTACCGGGCAAGATGGATCCTATCTCGCGGAGTTTCTCCTGGCCAAGGGATACGAAGTCTACGGCATCATTCGCCGATCCAGCTCGTTCAACACCGGACGGATCGACCCCATCTACGAAGACCCGCACGTCCCCAATGCCCGACTCAAACTGGTCTACGGGGATTTGAACGATGCGAGTTCGCTCAATCACATCATCCGCACCATCCAACCCGATGAGATCTACAACCTCGGGGCGCAGAGCCACGTGCGTGTGAGTTTCGACATTCCGGAATACACGGCGGATGTCACCGGCCTGGGCGCCATTCGGCTTTTGGAGGCCATTCGTGAGTCGGGGCTGACGCCGAAGTTCTATCAGGCGTCATCGAGCGAAATGTACGGCAAGGTGTTGGAAGTGCCGCAACGGGAAAGCACCCCCTTTTATCCGCGCAGCCCCTACGGCGCAGCCAAGGTCTATGCCTACTGGATCACGGTAAACTACCGGGAAGCCTACAACCTGTTCGCCTGCAACGGCATCCTCTTCAATCACGAATCGCCGCGACGAGGCGAAACTTTCGTGACCCGCAAGATCACCAAAGCCGCCGCCCGCATCAAGCTGGGCATTCAGAAGGATTTATTTCTGGGTAATCTCGACGCCAAGCGCGACTGGGGGTTTGCCGGCGACTATATCGAAGCCATGTGGCTGATGCTGCAGGCCGACAAGCCGGACGACTATGTCGTGGCGACAGGGGAGACGCACACCGTCAAGGAGTTCCTGGAACTGACCTTCGACCGGCTCAAGCTGGACTGGAAGCAGCATGTGAAGATCGATGCCAAGTACTATCGTCCAACCGAAGTCGACCTCCTCATCGGCGATCCTGCAAAGGCCGCAAGAGAGCTTGGCTGGAAACCCAAGGTCGGCTTCCACGAACTCGTCAACATGATGGTCGACGCGGATCTCGCAGCGGAACGCGAACGTCTCGATGGGACAAGAAAGAAAGGTTGAGACTGAGGCCGAGGGGTGAGGCTGAAGGTTGGAGGTTAGAGGTAGGAGGGCCGAGATTGGAGGGGAGAAGCGAGGCATCAGCTCCTGGATACCTCTTTCCGTTTGAGAAACTGGAAGTATGGAATGATTCTGTCGCGCTTGCTGACCTCATATTGGGGCTGCTCGATCGTGTGCCTCAGGGCAGATATCTTCGGTTGGTCTCCCAAATGGAAGGGGCAGCAGTTTCAGTTTCGCAAAATATCGCCGAAGGAAAAGGGCGGCAGCATCGAAAAGAGTTTTTGCAGTATTTAAGTATCGCCCAAGGCTCCCTGTACGAAACCGTCACGCTGAACGAAGTATTCCGCATTCGAAAGATATTCTCCGATGAAGAGGCGCTTGATATCCGCAGAAGGGCTGAGCTAATTGATCGAAAACTAAATGGTCTCATGAACTCAGTGAGGGGAAAGAATCGACGAGAAGGTTGATACTGGAAATGCGAAGAGTGCTCGAGGTTGAAGGCTAATGGTTGGAGGAGGGGGACTTGAAGATGGAGATGCGAGGCAATTGCCTCAAGCCTCGAACGTCGGGCCTCAAACCTCTTGTGCTTTGCCTCAGGCCTCGAACCTCAAACCTCTAACCTAAGGCTATCATGTCATTCTGGGCAGAAAAACGCGTCGTCGTCACCGGTGGAGCAGGATTTTTGGGCTCATTCGTCGTCGAGCAACTGCGCGCCAAGGGGTGCAAGAACATCGTCATCCCGCGGAGCACAGAGTACGACCTGGTCCAGATGGACGCCGTTAAGCAACTCTACAGCGATGCGAAACCGGATCTCGTCATCCATCTGGCGGCGCGGGTCGGCGGCATCGGAGCCAACCAGGCCAACCCCGGCCGGTTCTTTTACGACAACTTGATGATGGGCACGCAGCTCATCGAAGTCGGACGCCAGATAGGCCTCAAGAAATTCGTGGCGCTCGGCACCATCTGCGCCTATCCCAAGTTCGCGCCCATTCCGTTCAAAGAAGACGACATCTGGAACGGCTATCCGGAAGAAACGAATGCCCCCTACGGCCTTGCGAAAAAGATGATGCTTGCGCAGTCGCAGGCCTATCGCCAACAGTACGGCTTCAATTCCATCGTATTGTTTCCGGTCAACCTCTATGGACCGCGCGACAATTTCGACCTCAAGACCTCGCACGTGATCCCGGCGCTCATCCGGAAATTCGGCGAAGCCAAGGATCTCAAGAAAGACCACGTCGAACTATGGGGTGATGGCTCGCCGAGCCGGGAATTCCTCTACGTCGAAGACGCGGCAGAAGGCATTCTCCTTGCCGCCGAACAGTACAACGACAGCCAGCCCGTCAACCTGGGAACCGGGGAGGAAGTCGCCATTCGCGATCTGGCCGAACTCATTGCCAAAGAAGTCGGCTTCGCCGGTCCCATCAAGTGGGACACCACCAAGCCGAATGGCCAGCCCCGCCGCTGTCTCGACGTCACCCGTGCCAAAGAACTTTTCGGATTCCAGGCACGCCATCGCTTGCGAGAAGGACTCAAGAAGACCGTCCAGTGGTTCCACGACAACCGCAACAAGCTCCGGGAAGTGCAGTTCTGATGGGAAAATGCGCTTGAGGTTGGAGGATTGAGGCTGAGAAAGAAGCGCTTGAGGTTAGAGGCCGGAGGTTCGAGGCTTATGACAACTGCGTAGCATCTCCATCTTCAAGCCTTCCCCTCTAACCCTGGGCCTCCAACCTCCAGCAATTATTTTCCCTGCCTCAGACCTCCACATCCCCAATCTCTCCACAATCTTGCCTTGGCCAACGGCTTACCTATAGAGTAAAGACTGCTCAAAACTCTAAGGCTATACAAATGTCCACATCGACAATGACGAGCAAAGGCCAAACAACGATCCCGAAAGACATGCGCAAACGACTGAATCTGCATCCGGGGGACCGCCTGGACTTTATTATCGAAAAGGACGGCCGAGTGGTTGTGCTCCCGGCAAGCGTAGATGCATCGGAATTAACGGGAATACTCAAACCGCCCACCAAGCCGGTCAGCGTAGCCGAGATGAATCAAGCCATTCGCAAGCGCGGGGGACGTCGATGATTGGAATCGACACGAATGTCCTGGTCAGACATTTGGTGCAAGACGATCCCGCACAATCACGCGCGGCATCCCAAGTAATCACAGAGCGATGTACGCGTGACGAACCAGGGTTTATTAATCGCATCGTGCTGTGTGAACTGGTCTGGGTACTGGAAAGCGCCTCTGGCTAGTCAAAAGACACCATAGTAGTCGTACTAGACAAGATTCTGAGGACCAGCCAACTCAAGATTGAAGATACGCAGTCAGCGTGGATGGCCTTCCGGATGTATCAGAAAGCACAGAGAAAAGACTCCCGACCCCTTGTCTTTTCTTTTCCTTCGAAGAAACCTAAAGAGAATTCGATCAAAAGGAGGGCGCCATTATGAAAATAGCCGATGCCACAGCGGAAGTGTTCATGACGGCATTTGAGTCCTTACCGAAGTCCGAGCGTGAAGCGATCATGCAGCGACTCTTCGCCAACCCGGCATTGAAGGAAGATCTGATCGACGTGGCAAAATGGTATGACCGGCGCGCAGAGCGGGCTATTCCGTACCAACGTGTTCGCCAACGACTCAAGAAGGCCGGCTGTCTGTGACAGTATCGGCTTGTCATCAAGCCTTCGGCAAGCCGGGAGCTTGAGCGGCTGGAGGATCAGTTGCTTCGTCGGGCTGATGAGGCAATCCTAAAGTTAGCCGATAACCCACGGCCACATGGCGCAAAGAAACTCGGTGGCGTGCCGTTATACCGTATACGGGTAGGGACCTTTCGGATCGTGTACGAGGTGAATGATGCACGGCATCTGGTGACCATCGTGACTATCGGTCACCGCCGAAAAGTCTACCGAAAATGATCGAGTCCTCGGGGCAGAATACCCCTCAAAGCAAAGAGGTGTAACGAATACCCTGCGCGACAACACCGGACGCCCGGAGATAATTACAATCGGAACAAATGAACTCATCGGCACCCAACCAAGGACGCTGCCTCCGACACGAGCGCCTGTAATGGCAGGGCAATGGCAGCAGGGGACTGGCTCCGCCGTCTGCGGCGGTGCCCGTCCCCCTTCGGTGGAGCTGACGACATGGGACGGCAAGGGGGCGGAGCGGATCGTGGAGCATCTGGAGAGTGCGGCTGGAATGACGCAGCGACGTCGGCCTCATGGAGAGGCACAGAGAATAGACTCCCGCCCCCTTTTGGCATCCCGCATTTGCACGGGCCGCGTCCTCACGACACAGCTTACGAAACGCGGCGACAAGACCCGCATCATTGGCTCCATAGAATAGAGAAGGGTTCGGAGATACTACCAAGAAACAACCGAGTCTCAGTCACCTGAGAATTGACCGGGCCGCCACGAAGAAGGCCCACGCTGCGCTTTCACATAAGAAGCAGGTGACCATCACAGCGCATCTCGACTCGGATATCCCGCCCCCTTTTCCCTCTCCGCTTGCTGGCCGTACTTCCCTTCAACAAGATCTCGACATGTGGAAAGGCAGTGCGTAGAATGACTCGCGGACGGAGGTGCAGACGCGAGTGAAGGAGGTCATCCATGCCGGCCATCGAGATAAACGATGAACAGATTCTTCGATGCTTGGATCAACTCTCCCCGGAAGGAATAAATGGCGCTGCGACAGCTTCTGATGGGGCTGGAGCGTCTTGACCGACTCGTCGACAAGAATCGCGAACAACTCGAAGCCCTGTGCAGGGCCCGGGGGTAGATTTCGGAATGATGACGGAGGAAAATCGCGAACGATGCGTGGGGCGTGCGCCATGTTGAGCGTCTGAAGTGAGCGGTGAGCATGACTGAGCGGAGTCGGTCTGCTGGAGCGGGCCGGAAAAAAGACTCTCGACCATGTATCTTCTTTTTTAGTCCTGTGGATGCTGGTGTGAAGGAGGGCATGATGCAAACGCAGCTTGTCGAATCGAACCCGTCGATCATGATGGGCAAACCGGTTATTGCCGGAACACGCATCACGGTTGAACTGATACTTGAAAAGCTCGCTGCCGGTGAGTCTCCGGAACAGATTATCGCCGCGCACTCGCGTTTGACCCGGGAAGCCGTTTCGGCAGCCTTGGACTTTGCGGCAAAGGCGCTGCGAGCGGACGTCATTTACCCGACTCCCGATCAGGCTGCATGAGACTCGTCGCCGATGAAGGCGTCGATCGAGCAATCGTCGAGCGTCTGCATGCCGCTCTTACACACTTGGATCACCACGTAAAGCCTGCCATCAAAGAATGGGATCGAATCGTAGACCGCTTGCCGGAGGAGTAAGTGATCCTTCTCCCTGGAGGCCGCCCCGCTCCTTCCTCTGGCTCCCTACCTCCAACCTCTAGCCTCAAACCTCCAACAATTCCCCCCTACAACCTTCCCCTTTATTCCGTTTTGTACAGCCTAACCGGCATCCATACAGATCCTCATCAGTCTGGTAGTTCTAACTCATTGACTATGCAGAGGCTCAGGACAGAGCCACTTGGTCTGAGTCTTGCTCCACCAACCGGGATTGCCGGAAAGAGCCCGGGGGAGAGACCTCCGTACACGCTTACAATTGAGGTTGCAGTTGCGCGAAAACACGAATCAGTTTCATGCCGACCTCAACCTTCACCTTGACCCTCAGAAATCTCGCGGGCCTTTCCAGCATTCTACGATGCCAAACCCGGCCTTCTGCGGAACACGAAGGACTGGCAACAGATCACTTCCTTGTTGCCCATTAAGACCAAATCAGCTAAGTAGTTCCTCGGTGGCGTAAACATTCAGCCACGCGAGCCGGGACAAGCGCGAGTAAGAATAGCCGAAGTAACGACCACCTGACCGAAACCCGAAGAAGCCGAACAACATGATAAAACGCATTGATCTCATCGCCGGAGCCAGGCCCAACTTCATGAAGATCGCCCCGATCATCGACGCGCTGAAGGCAGCGGAGAAGCGGGGAGGGCCGCTGCGCTATCGCTTGATTCATACGGGGCAGCATTACGACCGGGCCATGTCCGGGAGCTTCTTTGAAGAACTCGGCATTCCCGATCCCGATATCAATCTAGAAGTCGGATCCGGCACACAAGCAGAGCAAACCGCCGGAATCATGGTCGCCTATGAAAAGGTCTTACTGAAGGACAAGAGCGATCTCTGCCTGGTAGTCGGCGACGTCACCTCGACCATGGCCTGCTCCATCGCAGCCCGCAAACTCGGCGTGCCGGTCGCCCACGTCGAAGGCGGCATCCGCTCCGGCGATTGGACCATGCCGGAAGAAATCAACCGCGTCGTCACCGACTCCATCACCAACTGGTTCTTTACCACCAGCGAGACGGCCAACGAGAATCTCCGCCGCGCAGGAATCACCGACGATCGCATCTTCTTCGTCGGCAATACCATGATTGATACCCTCTTGAAACAGATGCCACGGTTACGGCCGCCGGCCTGTTGGGACTCGCTCAAGCTGGAGCCGGGAAAGTATTTTGTCATTACTTTGCATCGCCCGGCGAACGTGGATGGAGAGCAACAGTTACTGCAACTCCTCCATGCCATCGCCGAAGGCACCCGTGGTTTACCGGTGGTGTTTCCGGTGCATCCCAGGACGGCAAAGAACCTGCGCGACCTCGATAGCAAGACTCCACAACTCAACTACGTTGATCCGTTAGGCTATCTTGAATTTAACTACCTGGTGAAGCATGCGAAAGGTGTAATTACTGATTCGGGCGGCATCACCGAAGAGACCACGGTCCTCGGCATTCCGTGCCTCACCCTGCGTGACAACACCGAACGTCCGGAGACCATCACCATCGGCACTAATGAACTCATCGGCACCGACCCGAGCAAGCTGCCTCCGGCCTTAGCGCGATTGATGACAGGGCAGTGGAAGAAAGGCGCGATCCCTCCGAAGTGGGATGGAAAGGCGGCGGAGCGAATTGTGAATGAGCTAGAGCGGGTAGTGTAAAGGGATCGTGCGATGTTTCCCTAAAGAGAATTTCGGAGAGAACCCACCCGCCATCATTTCTGGGCCGCCCTTGATCGGCATGACTTAATGCACTTCGTCCAATCCAGTTACCTCAAGCTGCTTGATTATTTTCGTATTTCGAATGCGTTCTCACGGAATGTTGCCCTTCTTTTCTTCTCTAATACCCTTAACAATCTTGCAATGTTCATAGCTAACGTCGCCGTAGCTCGAAACTATAGCCATGAAGAATTCGGGTTATTTTCGATAGCTGCCACGATCGCCCTCACCACCTTCAGCATCTCAGAGTTCGGCATGAACCTCACAATGGTTCGGCTCTATAAGCTTCATATAGAAGAAAAAGAGAAAGCAGCGGCAATCCTCGCCTGCAATCTTTACTTCAAGATAGTTGTAGTTGGACTCTTGATTGGTGTGTCTTTGGTTTTCGGCCACAGCCTCTCACAGCTCTTTGCAAAGACGGCTGATCACAGCCTAATGCTGGGAATAGCACTCACGACTGGTGGGATCCTCGGTTTCTGGAGTTACGCAAAGGGGTTCTTTCAGATCCATGAACAGTTCCAGCAGATCGCCACTCTGACGATAGGATATGCACTTCTTAGACTACTGATGATCGGCGGAATCCTCTCTCTTCCAGCTACCCTTTCCCCTGAACTTCTTTTTGGCATCGTCTACTTGGGACCATTGCTGGTTGTACTTATTTATGGGTACTCCATTATTGGTCGAGCGATTAACATCACCGCGCTTAAGGCAAGAGAGCTTTTTAGCGCACTTCAGGAAAGCCTCAGTTACTCGAAATGGGTAGCTGCCTCTGGGATCTCATTTGTCTTGATTCAACAAAGTACTATCTTCATGACCGCCACCCTTGGCGATCTGAAACAAGTTGCACTCCTGAATGCGGCATTACTATTTACCTCCGTATTTTCTTTGCTTAATGACTCGTGGCAACAAGTAGCCTTTCCAAAAATCGCCGGTTTAACGAAAGACACAATCGCATCATATAGAGCAAGAGTGTTTCAAATACTTCCCTGGTTCTTCTTGTTCTCTATACTGGTGATCGCCTCTCTATCAGTCGTGATGTCGTTCACCCTCGGACCTCAATACGGGGACTCCATTCCACTTTTCTGGGTTACTAGTCTTGGAACCGCAACCACTATCGCATTTGGCTTCTTTTCAATCTTAATGCATTCTATTAATAGGCCACAGATCTCTTTCTATGTAAATCTCTTCACATTGGCAATGGTAGTTTCAATTGGAAGCGAGTTGATGATCAAAATAGGGTTATTAGGGTTGCTCGGTTGGTATGCATTTTCCATAGCCACAGGAGAACTTGTAAAGTCTCTACTTATAAGCAGACTCACACGAGCGCTCTGACGCATCACAAATGCCAGCAAAGTCTAAATCCTGGTTTGGGTCTAGATGACAAGCTCTAAAACCGCCCCTATGTTAGAAAACAATCAGAATTATATGCCCCGCAGCTTCCAGCTAGCTTTGCCGTTGGCTTGCCTTTCAGCCATCGCTTCGATAGCCCATTTACTTTCGACCGATGAATTCTCGGTGCCTATCCTGCTCGTCCTTTGCGGC
This genomic stretch from Nitrospira sp. harbors:
- the gspE gene encoding type II secretion system ATPase GspE codes for the protein MSESEQQVTFGRPLLGRILGEKFNLLDSKLDEALAYQREKGGRLGEALLHLRVLREEELLEALAQQFELAWLPHLEVSHIDHELIKRVPIAFARRYRILPLRHEDGAVVVATTDPLETVALDDLRLLLGKPIRPVLTTGLALLACLNRVYDEAASPAGAEQVMEDIAAAENLDQLAHELDEPQDLLDATDEAPIIRLVNSVLFQAVRQRASDIHFESFERGLVVRYRIDGVLYPVLTPPKRLQSSIIARLKIMAGLNIAEKRLPQDGRFAIRTAGKDVDLRVSVLPTSHGERVVLRLLEKENRLLNLTEMGFSTDRLSSIQQLIQLAHGIILVTGPTGSGKTTTLYAALSQINAPDKNIITVEDPVEYQLLGIGQMQVNPKINLTFAAGLRSILRQDPDVIMIGEIRDRETAEIAIHASLTGHLVFSTLHTNDAASAATRLIDMGIEPFLVASSVMAVLAQRLLRQICPDCKKPYRPTVDELGRLGLDGKGPFTFYRGAGCPNCSQTGYRGRTGIYELLVLDDEVRRLIGAKADSSVIKQAAIAKGMITLKQEGAMKVAQGVTTTEEVMRITQQEIEI
- a CDS encoding type II secretion system protein N translates to MDILGDQPGRRLTIAAYLAVGALLIAHGVNAFVAAALALPPTKGAAPQSAQTAVPVTFVPQQWVDQIQSSGLFLLPAAPLGMTGVPGTASQAPVRAALGVANKLRLLGVVLGSERGVFAIVEELATKRQVLYRLHDQIPDLGEVSAIRRDGLVIRSGDQEELLELSTTDKPAAPVVTAGAPVASAPGVPIKKVIDRREVEAAMADLPKLLTQARAVPFMVNGTPNGYRMDYIAPASFYEKIGIQYGDVLQRVNGVDVRDPSTMLSLFQQLKNERTVKVDMVRNNQKTTMTFELR
- a CDS encoding tetratricopeptide repeat protein, whose protein sequence is MSDSDLPETNLNDLAAEAYERGLALRKAGLFKQAIEQFEKAASDPALALKAYAQMGLSQKSCDRYEDAVAAFRNALKSPGASKKDIVQILYVLGRTLESLGRIAEALEAYRWLRREDSLYRDVGERIDALSTGRSQAEQRSAQNNPKAGTSQQLHAWQNLLRNVK
- the gmd gene encoding GDP-mannose 4,6-dehydratase translates to MKKALITGITGQDGSYLAEFLLAKGYEVYGIIRRSSSFNTGRIDPIYEDPHVPNARLKLVYGDLNDASSLNHIIRTIQPDEIYNLGAQSHVRVSFDIPEYTADVTGLGAIRLLEAIRESGLTPKFYQASSSEMYGKVLEVPQRESTPFYPRSPYGAAKVYAYWITVNYREAYNLFACNGILFNHESPRRGETFVTRKITKAAARIKLGIQKDLFLGNLDAKRDWGFAGDYIEAMWLMLQADKPDDYVVATGETHTVKEFLELTFDRLKLDWKQHVKIDAKYYRPTEVDLLIGDPAKAARELGWKPKVGFHELVNMMVDADLAAERERLDGTRKKG
- a CDS encoding four helix bundle protein; translation: MEGRSEASAPGYLFPFEKLEVWNDSVALADLILGLLDRVPQGRYLRLVSQMEGAAVSVSQNIAEGKGRQHRKEFLQYLSIAQGSLYETVTLNEVFRIRKIFSDEEALDIRRRAELIDRKLNGLMNSVRGKNRREG
- a CDS encoding GDP-L-fucose synthase, encoding MSFWAEKRVVVTGGAGFLGSFVVEQLRAKGCKNIVIPRSTEYDLVQMDAVKQLYSDAKPDLVIHLAARVGGIGANQANPGRFFYDNLMMGTQLIEVGRQIGLKKFVALGTICAYPKFAPIPFKEDDIWNGYPEETNAPYGLAKKMMLAQSQAYRQQYGFNSIVLFPVNLYGPRDNFDLKTSHVIPALIRKFGEAKDLKKDHVELWGDGSPSREFLYVEDAAEGILLAAEQYNDSQPVNLGTGEEVAIRDLAELIAKEVGFAGPIKWDTTKPNGQPRRCLDVTRAKELFGFQARHRLREGLKKTVQWFHDNRNKLREVQF
- a CDS encoding AbrB/MazE/SpoVT family DNA-binding domain-containing protein, which produces MSTSTMTSKGQTTIPKDMRKRLNLHPGDRLDFIIEKDGRVVVLPASVDASELTGILKPPTKPVSVAEMNQAIRKRGGRR
- a CDS encoding DUF433 domain-containing protein, whose protein sequence is MMQTQLVESNPSIMMGKPVIAGTRITVELILEKLAAGESPEQIIAAHSRLTREAVSAALDFAAKALRADVIYPTPDQAA
- the wecB gene encoding UDP-N-acetylglucosamine 2-epimerase (non-hydrolyzing) → MIKRIDLIAGARPNFMKIAPIIDALKAAEKRGGPLRYRLIHTGQHYDRAMSGSFFEELGIPDPDINLEVGSGTQAEQTAGIMVAYEKVLLKDKSDLCLVVGDVTSTMACSIAARKLGVPVAHVEGGIRSGDWTMPEEINRVVTDSITNWFFTTSETANENLRRAGITDDRIFFVGNTMIDTLLKQMPRLRPPACWDSLKLEPGKYFVITLHRPANVDGEQQLLQLLHAIAEGTRGLPVVFPVHPRTAKNLRDLDSKTPQLNYVDPLGYLEFNYLVKHAKGVITDSGGITEETTVLGIPCLTLRDNTERPETITIGTNELIGTDPSKLPPALARLMTGQWKKGAIPPKWDGKAAERIVNELERVV
- a CDS encoding oligosaccharide flippase family protein, whose product is MHFVQSSYLKLLDYFRISNAFSRNVALLFFSNTLNNLAMFIANVAVARNYSHEEFGLFSIAATIALTTFSISEFGMNLTMVRLYKLHIEEKEKAAAILACNLYFKIVVVGLLIGVSLVFGHSLSQLFAKTADHSLMLGIALTTGGILGFWSYAKGFFQIHEQFQQIATLTIGYALLRLLMIGGILSLPATLSPELLFGIVYLGPLLVVLIYGYSIIGRAINITALKARELFSALQESLSYSKWVAASGISFVLIQQSTIFMTATLGDLKQVALLNAALLFTSVFSLLNDSWQQVAFPKIAGLTKDTIASYRARVFQILPWFFLFSILVIASLSVVMSFTLGPQYGDSIPLFWVTSLGTATTIAFGFFSILMHSINRPQISFYVNLFTLAMVVSIGSELMIKIGLLGLLGWYAFSIATGELVKSLLISRLTRAL